The Longimicrobium terrae genome includes a region encoding these proteins:
- a CDS encoding Gfo/Idh/MocA family protein yields MFLNDDSFSRRKFVLASAGGLIGAAVGAGAGEAGAQTTSSASAPVAASGPAQEPRAIGRPMPELENPLPMAPDQRIGWAIVGLGDFAINQILPTIGDTRMCKLTAVVSGNAEKARTIAQAYGVPSRSVYSYDDFDRIRDNPDVQVVYIILPNALHRDWTIRAARAGKHVFCEKPMAVSVDDCKAMIDACRTARRKLMVAYRAQFEPHIMLAKQMIGEGKIGTVRSLAGEHGRMLELDKPRDQWRARQELAGGGSLYDIGIYNLNTARFLAGEEPVEVTATLRNSDDPRVTVETNVDWTMRFASGIRSTFNSSYGYQNNKRLQVMGTEGTIELDPATEYYGNRLLLKKEQAVEQREIRPTNQFAAEMDHFAESILQDRQPKTPGEEGMRDVQIMQAIYQAARTGRPVEIPPRG; encoded by the coding sequence ATGTTCCTGAACGATGATTCATTTTCACGCCGCAAGTTCGTGCTCGCCAGCGCCGGCGGGCTGATCGGCGCGGCGGTGGGCGCGGGAGCCGGCGAGGCGGGCGCGCAGACGACGTCATCCGCCAGCGCTCCCGTGGCGGCATCCGGACCGGCGCAGGAGCCGCGCGCCATCGGCCGTCCCATGCCGGAGCTGGAAAACCCGCTCCCCATGGCGCCGGACCAGCGCATCGGCTGGGCGATCGTGGGGCTCGGCGACTTCGCCATCAACCAGATCCTCCCCACCATCGGCGACACGCGCATGTGCAAGCTGACCGCGGTGGTCAGCGGCAACGCCGAAAAGGCGCGCACCATCGCGCAGGCGTACGGCGTGCCCTCGCGCAGCGTGTACTCGTACGACGACTTCGACCGCATCCGCGACAATCCGGACGTGCAGGTCGTGTACATCATCCTCCCCAACGCGCTGCACCGGGACTGGACGATCCGCGCCGCGCGCGCCGGAAAGCACGTCTTCTGCGAAAAGCCCATGGCGGTGAGCGTGGATGACTGCAAGGCGATGATCGACGCCTGCCGCACCGCGCGCCGCAAGCTGATGGTGGCCTACCGCGCGCAGTTCGAGCCGCACATCATGCTCGCGAAGCAGATGATCGGCGAAGGGAAAATCGGCACCGTCCGTTCGCTCGCCGGCGAGCACGGGCGCATGCTGGAGCTGGACAAGCCACGCGACCAGTGGCGTGCGCGGCAGGAACTGGCCGGCGGCGGAAGTCTGTACGACATCGGCATCTACAACCTGAACACCGCGCGCTTCCTGGCGGGCGAGGAGCCGGTGGAGGTCACCGCCACGCTGCGCAATTCCGACGATCCCCGCGTCACCGTGGAGACCAATGTCGACTGGACGATGCGCTTCGCCAGCGGCATCCGCAGCACCTTCAACTCGTCGTACGGATACCAGAACAACAAGCGCCTCCAGGTGATGGGCACCGAGGGCACCATCGAGCTGGATCCCGCGACGGAGTATTACGGCAACCGGCTTCTGCTCAAGAAGGAGCAGGCGGTGGAGCAGCGCGAAATCCGCCCGACCAACCAGTTCGCGGCAGAGATGGACCACTTCGCCGAATCCATCCTGCAGGACAGACAGCCCAAGACCCCGGGCGAAGAGGGGATGCGCGACGTGCAGATCATGCAGGCGATCTACCAGGCCGCGCGCACCGGCCGCCCCGTCGAGATCCCGCCCAGGGGCTGA
- the msrB gene encoding peptide-methionine (R)-S-oxide reductase MsrB, which yields MADKLRLSDDEWRKRLTAEEFQVLRQHGTERPWDGCFLGTKDPGTYVCAACGNPLFKSGEKFESGTGWPSFTSPVSADAVTEYEDRSFGTIRTEVRCARCDGHLGHVFPDGPPPTGLRYCINSVSMKHVPEGSPITLVTA from the coding sequence ATGGCGGACAAGCTGCGGCTGAGCGACGACGAGTGGAGAAAGCGGCTTACGGCGGAGGAGTTTCAGGTGCTGCGGCAGCACGGTACCGAGCGGCCGTGGGACGGGTGCTTTCTGGGGACCAAGGACCCCGGAACGTACGTGTGCGCGGCGTGTGGAAATCCGCTTTTCAAGTCGGGGGAAAAGTTCGAGTCGGGCACGGGATGGCCGTCGTTCACCAGCCCCGTTTCCGCCGACGCGGTGACGGAATACGAGGATCGCTCGTTCGGCACCATCCGCACGGAAGTGCGCTGCGCGCGCTGCGACGGGCACCTGGGCCACGTGTTTCCCGACGGCCCGCCGCCCACCGGGCTGCGGTACTGCATCAACTCGGTGAGCATGAAGCACGTGCCGGAAGGTTCGCCCATCACGCTGGTTACGGCGTAG
- a CDS encoding thiamine pyrophosphate-requiring protein, producing MGEKKVSDFLIERLRAWGVRRMFGYSGDGINGILGALQRADESIEFIQPPHEELAALMASGYARFSGEVAVCMATSGPGAIHLLNGLYDAKLDHQPVVAIVGQQPTTGLGGGTQQEVDLVTLFKDVASAYVQMVSSPEQVRHVIDRAFRVAHARRTVTCVIIPHDVQDEPAVESPPHEHGHHHSSVGYSAPRVVPTDDDLRRAADVLNAGQKVAILVGAGALAAGEQVRDVAERLGAGVAKALLGKAVLPDDLPWVTGSVGWLGTSASNRMMRECDTLLMVGSGFPYTEFLPEEGQARGVQIDTDASMLGMRYPMEAALVGDAALTLAALAPLLERKEDRAWRKTVEGWKADWEQTLDERADAPANPLNPQAVVRSLSDRLPDGAIITADSGTAAVWMARNIRIREGMMASVSGTLATMGCAVPYAIAAKFAHPDRPVIALVGDGAMQMIGINALITAARYRDRWSDPRLIILVLNNRDLNFVTWEQRAMEGFPRFPATQDLSDLPYARIAEAMGLQGVRIDHPDQVDAAWEQALAANGPFVIDAVVDADVPTLPPELEPEQRKTIRKALDAGDEEAKGVREQMRAQGYDL from the coding sequence ATGGGCGAAAAGAAAGTTTCGGATTTTCTGATCGAGCGGCTGCGCGCGTGGGGCGTGCGGCGAATGTTCGGCTATTCCGGCGACGGCATCAACGGCATCCTGGGCGCCCTGCAGCGCGCGGACGAATCCATCGAGTTCATCCAGCCTCCGCACGAGGAACTGGCTGCGCTCATGGCCAGCGGCTACGCGCGGTTCAGCGGCGAGGTCGCGGTCTGCATGGCCACCAGCGGGCCGGGCGCCATCCACCTGCTCAACGGGTTGTACGACGCCAAGCTCGACCATCAACCCGTGGTGGCCATCGTGGGCCAGCAGCCCACCACGGGGCTGGGCGGCGGCACGCAGCAGGAGGTGGACCTCGTCACCCTCTTCAAGGACGTGGCGAGCGCGTACGTGCAGATGGTGAGCAGCCCCGAGCAGGTGCGGCACGTCATCGACCGCGCGTTCCGGGTGGCGCACGCGCGGCGCACCGTCACCTGCGTCATCATCCCCCACGACGTGCAGGACGAGCCCGCGGTGGAAAGTCCGCCGCACGAGCACGGCCATCATCACTCTTCCGTCGGGTATTCCGCGCCGCGCGTGGTGCCCACGGACGACGATCTGCGCCGCGCCGCCGACGTGCTGAACGCGGGACAGAAGGTCGCCATCCTCGTGGGCGCGGGCGCGCTGGCGGCGGGGGAGCAGGTGCGCGACGTGGCCGAGCGGCTGGGCGCGGGCGTGGCCAAGGCGTTGCTGGGCAAGGCGGTTCTGCCGGATGACCTGCCCTGGGTCACCGGCTCCGTCGGCTGGCTGGGCACCAGCGCCAGCAATCGCATGATGCGCGAATGCGACACGCTGCTGATGGTGGGCTCCGGCTTTCCGTATACGGAATTCCTGCCGGAAGAGGGGCAGGCGCGCGGCGTTCAGATCGACACGGACGCGTCCATGCTGGGGATGCGCTACCCGATGGAAGCCGCGCTCGTGGGCGACGCCGCGCTGACGCTGGCCGCCCTTGCGCCGCTGCTGGAGCGCAAGGAGGACCGTGCGTGGCGTAAAACGGTGGAGGGATGGAAGGCGGATTGGGAGCAGACGCTGGACGAGCGTGCCGACGCGCCGGCCAATCCGCTCAACCCGCAGGCCGTCGTCCGCTCGCTTTCCGACCGGCTGCCGGACGGCGCGATCATCACGGCGGATTCGGGGACGGCGGCCGTATGGATGGCGCGAAACATCCGCATTCGCGAGGGGATGATGGCCTCCGTTTCCGGCACGCTGGCGACCATGGGATGCGCCGTGCCCTACGCGATTGCCGCCAAGTTCGCGCATCCGGACCGCCCCGTGATCGCCCTGGTTGGAGACGGTGCGATGCAGATGATCGGCATCAACGCGCTGATCACTGCCGCGCGCTACCGCGACCGGTGGAGCGACCCGCGGCTCATCATCCTGGTGCTGAACAACCGCGACCTGAACTTCGTGACGTGGGAGCAGCGGGCCATGGAGGGCTTTCCGCGCTTTCCCGCCACGCAGGACCTGTCGGACCTGCCGTACGCGCGGATCGCGGAGGCGATGGGACTGCAGGGTGTGCGCATCGACCATCCGGACCAGGTAGACGCGGCGTGGGAGCAGGCGCTGGCGGCAAACGGCCCGTTCGTGATCGACGCCGTGGTCGATGCGGACGTGCCCACGCTGCCTCCGGAACTGGAGCCCGAGCAGCGCAAGACCATCCGCAAGGCGCTGGACGCGGGGGATGAGGAGGCCAAAGGCGTGCGCGAGCAGATGCGCGCGCAGGGGTACGATCTGTAG
- a CDS encoding TonB-dependent receptor domain-containing protein yields the protein MIRPVIRPLICAAVLLLCTAFPATLVAQDSVRVTVVVRAEGEPVADATVRADSVIVRTTDASGTAVLGLAPGRWTIRVGKMPFMLGIVTLTAARDTTVTVDLQGETLELEEIIVTSTRTGRRLEDEPTRVEVLSREEVEEKMMMTPGDVSMMLNETSGLRVQTTSPSLGGANVRVQGLRGRYTQILSDGLPLYGGQSGALGLLQIPPMDLGQVEVIKGAASALYGSSALGGVVNLISRRPGDEAGRELLLNQTTRNGTDVVGFASAPLSEQWGYTLLASAHRQSEADVDGDRWTDMPGYERAVVRPRLFWDDGEGRSLFLTAGATAENREGGGRVPGGDFAETLRTRRGDVGALGRFLFSGDRLLTVRASGMAQRHAHGFGDVTEDDLHSTGFAEAAWSGTARQHTWVAGAALQTESYRADDVAGFDYTYTTPSLFGQEEYAPAEWITFSLAGRADWHSEYGAFFNPRLSLLLRPAGWTVRGSVGTGYFAPTPFTEETEAIGLTRVLPLSDALEPERARTASLDVGRTVGALEMNATLFGSRTEHALQLVQSDAEAGMLALVNADGPTRTWGTELLARWHREPFHVTATHTWLRSREHDPEGAGRREVSLTPRHALGLVGMWEAEETGRLGGEFYYTGRQTLEDNPFRDASRPYLIVGLLAERRIGPARAFINLENLLDVRQTRWDPLVLPARSREGRWTTDAWGPLEGRVINAGVRLDL from the coding sequence GTGATCCGTCCCGTGATCCGCCCGCTCATCTGCGCCGCCGTCCTGCTGCTCTGCACCGCCTTTCCCGCCACGCTCGTGGCGCAGGACAGCGTGCGCGTGACCGTCGTCGTCCGTGCGGAGGGCGAGCCCGTGGCGGATGCGACGGTTCGCGCGGATTCCGTCATCGTCCGCACCACCGATGCGAGCGGGACCGCGGTGCTGGGCCTCGCGCCGGGACGCTGGACGATCCGAGTGGGGAAGATGCCCTTCATGCTGGGAATCGTTACGCTGACCGCCGCGCGCGACACGACGGTGACGGTCGACCTGCAAGGCGAAACATTGGAACTGGAGGAGATCATCGTGACCTCCACCCGCACCGGGCGGCGGCTGGAAGACGAGCCGACGCGCGTGGAAGTGCTTTCGCGCGAGGAGGTTGAGGAAAAGATGATGATGACGCCCGGCGATGTCTCCATGATGCTGAACGAGACGTCCGGGCTGCGCGTGCAGACCACCAGCCCGTCGCTGGGCGGCGCCAACGTGCGCGTGCAGGGGCTGCGCGGCCGCTACACGCAGATCCTCTCGGACGGACTGCCGCTGTACGGCGGCCAGTCCGGCGCGCTGGGGCTGCTGCAGATTCCGCCGATGGACCTGGGCCAAGTGGAGGTGATCAAGGGCGCCGCGTCCGCGCTGTACGGATCATCCGCGCTGGGCGGTGTCGTAAACCTCATTTCCCGCCGCCCGGGCGACGAGGCCGGGCGCGAGCTCCTGCTGAACCAGACCACGCGCAACGGCACGGACGTCGTGGGATTCGCCTCCGCGCCGCTCTCCGAACAGTGGGGCTACACGCTGCTGGCCAGTGCGCACCGGCAATCAGAAGCCGACGTCGATGGTGATCGATGGACGGACATGCCCGGCTACGAACGCGCCGTGGTGCGGCCGCGCCTGTTCTGGGACGACGGCGAGGGACGCTCCCTTTTTCTGACAGCGGGCGCGACGGCGGAGAACCGCGAGGGTGGCGGCCGCGTGCCCGGTGGCGACTTCGCCGAAACGCTGCGGACGCGCCGCGGCGACGTGGGCGCGCTGGGCCGTTTTCTTTTCAGCGGAGACCGCCTGCTGACGGTACGCGCATCCGGCATGGCGCAGCGGCACGCGCACGGCTTCGGTGACGTGACGGAAGATGACCTGCACTCCACCGGCTTCGCGGAAGCCGCGTGGTCCGGCACGGCGCGCCAGCACACGTGGGTGGCCGGCGCGGCGCTGCAGACGGAGAGCTACCGCGCGGACGACGTGGCGGGCTTCGATTACACCTACACCACGCCGTCCCTCTTCGGACAGGAGGAGTACGCGCCGGCGGAGTGGATCACCTTCTCGCTCGCCGGCCGGGCGGACTGGCACAGCGAGTACGGCGCGTTCTTCAACCCTCGCCTTTCGCTTCTCCTTCGCCCCGCGGGATGGACGGTGCGGGGCTCCGTGGGCACCGGCTACTTTGCGCCTACGCCGTTCACGGAAGAAACGGAGGCGATCGGGCTGACGCGCGTCCTTCCCCTTTCCGACGCGCTCGAGCCGGAGCGCGCGCGGACGGCGTCGCTGGACGTGGGCCGCACCGTGGGCGCGCTGGAGATGAACGCTACTCTCTTCGGGTCGCGGACGGAGCACGCTCTGCAACTGGTGCAGAGCGACGCTGAGGCAGGAATGCTGGCGCTGGTGAACGCGGACGGCCCGACGCGCACGTGGGGCACGGAGCTGCTGGCGCGGTGGCACCGGGAGCCGTTTCACGTCACGGCCACGCACACGTGGCTGCGCTCGCGCGAACACGATCCAGAGGGCGCGGGCCGGCGCGAAGTGTCGCTCACGCCGCGGCACGCGCTCGGCCTTGTCGGGATGTGGGAGGCGGAAGAGACGGGACGGCTGGGCGGGGAGTTCTACTACACGGGCCGTCAGACGCTGGAAGACAATCCGTTTCGCGACGCCAGCCGCCCGTACCTGATCGTGGGCCTGCTGGCGGAGCGGCGGATCGGGCCGGCGCGGGCGTTCATCAACCTCGAGAACCTGCTGGATGTGCGGCAGACGCGCTGGGACCCGCTCGTGCTCCCCGCCCGCTCCCGCGAGGGCCGCTGGACCACGGACGCGTGGGGCCCGCTGGAGGGCCGCGTCATCAACGCCGGCGTGCGGCTGGATCTGTAG
- a CDS encoding ArsR/SmtB family transcription factor: MTVAAPPLSAKAKLFRGLADPSRLSLLEALRDGARNVADLVSATGLSQPGVSNHLACLLECGLVQRQPRGRFVYYALSDERVEVLLQSAELLLEGSAAGVSTCSRCASRELDNSLIPTSAS, translated from the coding sequence ATGACCGTCGCCGCACCACCCCTTTCCGCCAAGGCCAAGCTCTTTCGCGGGCTGGCGGATCCGTCGCGGCTGTCGCTGCTGGAGGCGCTGCGGGACGGCGCGCGAAACGTGGCTGACCTCGTCTCCGCGACGGGGCTGTCGCAGCCGGGCGTCTCCAACCACCTGGCCTGCCTGCTGGAATGCGGCCTCGTGCAGCGCCAGCCGCGTGGCCGCTTTGTCTACTATGCGCTTTCCGACGAGCGCGTGGAGGTGTTGCTGCAGAGCGCGGAACTGCTTCTGGAAGGCTCCGCCGCCGGGGTTTCCACCTGCTCCCGATGCGCGTCGCGCGAACTCGACAACTCACTCATCCCGACATCCGCATCGTGA
- a CDS encoding flavin-containing monooxygenase, whose protein sequence is MIRDTSAPPAVLVIGGGQAGLAMGYHLRQAALPFRILDSASRTGASWRERWDGLRLFTPARYSSLPGFPFPAAPEHYPGKDEVAAYLEAYAAHFALPVIPHDPVVSLARADGGYRATTRAGRVHEAPQVVVATGPFQTPWIPPCAAGLSPDIQQMHSAEYRRPEDVAGDDVLVVGGGNSGVQIAEELAATRRVTLSVGARMPRLPERMLGRSIFWWLERMGMLDVPVDSALGRRMSRTETLIGTSPRTLARDGVLRVIGRVQEARGGEIRTADGVVIHPDAVIWATGYRPDHGWIDPDLFRPAGHVGQHRGVTTAPGLYFLGLPWMHTRGSALIGWVGRDAEYLLRHIVQRATGRAATDQPPLPERS, encoded by the coding sequence AGATTCCGCGAGCCGCACGGGCGCGAGTTGGCGCGAGCGGTGGGATGGACTGCGCCTGTTCACCCCGGCGCGATACAGCAGCCTTCCCGGCTTCCCCTTTCCCGCCGCGCCCGAGCACTATCCCGGCAAGGACGAGGTCGCCGCGTACCTGGAAGCGTACGCCGCGCACTTCGCGCTTCCCGTCATCCCGCACGACCCGGTGGTCAGCCTGGCGCGCGCGGATGGCGGCTACCGTGCGACCACGCGCGCTGGCCGCGTGCACGAGGCGCCGCAGGTGGTGGTCGCCACCGGGCCTTTCCAGACGCCGTGGATCCCGCCCTGCGCGGCCGGGCTGTCGCCGGACATCCAGCAGATGCACAGCGCGGAGTACCGGCGGCCCGAGGACGTGGCGGGCGACGACGTGCTCGTGGTGGGCGGCGGCAACTCCGGCGTGCAGATCGCGGAGGAGCTGGCCGCCACGCGCCGCGTCACTCTTTCCGTCGGCGCGCGCATGCCGCGGCTGCCGGAGCGGATGCTGGGGCGCAGCATCTTCTGGTGGCTGGAACGGATGGGGATGCTGGACGTGCCGGTGGATTCCGCGCTCGGCCGCCGCATGAGCCGCACGGAAACGCTGATCGGCACCAGCCCGCGCACCCTCGCCCGCGACGGCGTTCTGCGTGTGATCGGACGCGTGCAAGAGGCGCGCGGCGGCGAGATCCGTACGGCGGACGGCGTCGTCATCCACCCGGATGCCGTCATCTGGGCGACGGGCTACCGCCCCGATCACGGATGGATCGATCCAGACCTTTTCCGCCCCGCCGGGCACGTCGGCCAGCACCGCGGCGTGACCACCGCGCCGGGGCTGTACTTTCTGGGCCTGCCCTGGATGCACACGCGTGGCTCCGCCCTTATCGGCTGGGTGGGGCGCGACGCGGAGTATCTGCTGCGCCACATCGTCCAGCGCGCCACGGGGCGCGCGGCCACCGATCAACCTCCTCTTCCGGAACGCTCATGA